Proteins from a single region of Harmonia axyridis chromosome 4, icHarAxyr1.1, whole genome shotgun sequence:
- the LOC123678596 gene encoding zinc finger BED domain-containing protein 5-like, translating into MVNIMVGESAGKLISKVPLSNNTISRRIHDIAYDLNYQLIEKMKSKDFGLQLDEATDSNSDAHLICYVRFLADNIIVEDLLFCKSITESAKAEDLFEILDKFIAESGLDWEKCIGVCTDGARSMSGRYGGVQALIRKKAPNAMWTHCIIHREALASKSMSSELNQVLECVIGAVNYIKTRPVKARLFKKLCIDMGAEHTALLYYCNSRWLSRGNVLFRVFELHEEIRIFLQQERHENAKYFTEADFLLKLAYLCDIFEKLNNLNLSLQGNNTHILKLLERIAAFRKKLQLWIKKMNEGSGQDCFPQLYKYAASNELVVSQDLMVLFTGHLSKLTEWFSKYFGHDDVEKFAWIRDPFHAQAPPGFTSQDEESLIELSCDSSLKTRFTSSDLVEFWLSIQNEYPNLSSKAL; encoded by the exons ATGGTGAATATTATGGTGGGAGAATCGGCTGGAAAATTAATTTCCAAGGTACCCTTATCTAACAATACTATCAGTCGAAGAATCCATGACATAGCGTACGATCTCAATTACCAAttaatagaaaaaatgaaaagcaaGGATTTTGGTTTGCAACTTGATGAGGCGACTGACAGTAATAGCGATGCACATCTCATTTGTTACGTACGCTTTCTGGCTGACAATATTATTGTCGAAGACCTTTTATTCTGCAAAAGCATTACCGAAAGTGCGAAGGCCGAAGACTTGTTTGAAATTCTTGACAAGTTTATTGCAGAAAGTGGCTTGGATTGGGAAAAGTGTATCGGTGTATGTACTGATGGTGCTCGATCCATGTCTGGCAGGTATGGGGGAGTACAAGCGCTTATTCGTAAAAAAGCACCGAATGCTATGTGGACCCATTGTATCATCCATAGAGAAGCTCTTGCATCAAAATCAATGAGCTCTGAACTGAACCAAGTACTGGAATGTGTAATTGGTGCAGTAAACTACATAAAAACTAGGCCTGTAAAGGCCAGACTTTTTAAAAAACTATGTATAGATATGGGAGCTGAACATACGGCTCTGCTGTATTACTGCAATTCACGATGGCTTTCACGTGGAAATGTCTTATTTCGTGTGTTCGAATTACACGaagaaattcgaatttttttacaGCAAGAACGTCATGAAAACGCCAAATATTTCACTGAAGCAGATTTTTTGCTAAAACTAGCATATTTGTGCGATATATTTGAGAAACTAAATAATTTGAATCTCTCTTTGCAAGGCAACAACACGCACATTCTGAAACTATTGGAGAGGATTGCGGCGTTTAGAAAAAAACTGCAGTTGTGGAtaaagaaaatgaatgaaggCAGTGGTCAAGATTGCTTCCCGCAATTGTATAAATATGCTGCATCTAATGAACTGGTTGTCTCACAAGACCTGATGGTTCTTTTCACGGGACACCTATCGAAGCTCACCGAATGGTTTTCGAAGTACTTTGGACATGATGATGTCGAAAAATTTGCGTGGATCAGAGATCCTTTCCATGCACAAGCTCCACCAGGATTCACATCACAAGATGAAGAGAGTCTCATTGAACTCTCTTGCGACAGCAGCCTTAAAACTAGATTCACCAGTTCCGATTTGGTGGAGTTTTGGTTAtcgattcaaaatgaatatccaAATTTAAGTTCAAAAGCT CTGTAG
- the LOC123678644 gene encoding uncharacterized protein LOC123678644 gives MATVSCMKCSLAIKDGTDNMLRCDGCNRPIHASCSELTAAELKCFNLRSNVKRRVKYLCLECEQGLHQIPKILQLISEMRDEIRELKRSESVDVGVTQVTSGPSPQSSEEIINEVFERTKRSHNLIIHGSIERGANRQDQLQIDSDMVQSILNECVVSEQNFKFFRIGKFDSTKEARSRPIKVSFSSPDPVSVILRRFKKLKSKFEKIYVAPDRTPQQVAFYRSVRSELDQRLAAGESNLRIKSACEYTYDIVCITETWLGDSVFDGELFPPGYKVIRCDRQFGRVNRSRGGGVLVAASNSTSFSLIDGAFLTDRVPLVDVVLCRFTEPFTFIVCVVYIPPDITVFQLETFTTALELNFSGETVFLVGDFNCPDFVCSSRGPKSILLQNFCDLLGLRQFNSVLSGDLRLLDLVLASNNFEVSVIHCDSPFVPEDLYHPALSMVLSLESPKRRRADYSSLSTAINSVNWDIIAEFKSVDEALDFFYGKLFEILDDLVPRRTNYSADPDFPVWFTRKLKRDIRLKNYYRRLRALVKSEINLEYSRYLSEVQSQIRSNPSSFWKYLDQRRGSTRIPGVFHSNERLYDDPREIVDLFGAHFSNVNNLTAASVQDSEYSTNFPPVFVPSVTDDEIKSIMEKYPDRLTSGDDQLPAVFLRECSSALAGPLHRIISISLSSFTFPMRWKRARVVPVFKKGDSSSVENYRPISILSNFAKVYEEVLYSSIYHHIKQRLSSAQHGFVRGRSTVTNLATISQVIAESLDDGGQVDVIYTDFSRAFDTVDYNLLLNKLASLGFAPDFVRLLRSYLKGRTNYVFYNGFRSFEYELKFGVPQGSNLGPLLFIIFIDDLLCSLNCEALAYADDLKLFMRIHGINDQLLLQSSLELVQSWCLRNGLILNLKKCFKVTFTRKTQPLAFDYHIGGDLIAAGDHFRDLGVWFDSELSFVPHVEDLCSSACRSLGFLFRSFRELDDLSALRNVYFSLVLSRLEYANMIWFPIYATHLTPIERVQRKFLKYVVYRKTGIYPERGVDLSGIMEELKLSTLFEQQVQQCARFAQKLLGGRIDCPFLLSRVNIHVPRMAARSSPTFGLPTPRTNILQRAPVYRLCDCANKVNISLL, from the exons ATGGCTACTGTGTCTTGCATGAAATGTAGCTTAGCTATTAAGGATGGCACAGATAACATGTTGAGATGTGATGGTTGCAACAGACCTATTCATGCCTCCTGTTCGGAGCTTACTGCTGCGGAACTAAAGTGTTTCAACCTACGCTCAAATGTTAAGAGACGTGTGAAATACCTCTGTCTTGAGTGCGAGCAGGGTCTTCACCAGATTCCTAAAATTTTGCAATTAATAAGCGAGATGAGAGATGAGATACGTGAGCTGAAGCGATCAGAATCCGTTGATGTTGGAGTGACACAGGTGACGTCTGGGCCCTCCCCTCAGTCCAGTGAAGAAATTATTAATGAGGTGTTTGAAAGAACTAAGCGCTCCCATAACTTAATCATACATGGGAGTATTGAGAGAGGTGCTAACAGGCAAGACCAGTTGCAGATTGATTCTGATATGGTTCAATCAATTCTTAATGAATGTGTTGTTTCTGagcaaaattttaagtttttcagAATAGGAAAGTTTGATTCTACCAAGGAAGCGCGTTCTCGTCCTATAAAGGTTAGTTTTTCTTCACCTGATCCAGTGTCTGTCATTTTGCGGAGGTTCAAAAAGTTGAAGTCCAAGTTCGAGAAAATATACGTTGCTCCCGATAGAACTCCACAACAGGTAGCATTTTACAGATCTGTTAGATCTGAGTTGGATCAACGTTTGGCAGCGGGAGAGTCAAATCTCCGAATAAA ATCAGCATGTGAATATACGTATGATATAGTTTGTATAACTGAGACATGGCTTGGTGATTCGGTTTTTGATGGTGAATTGTTTCCTCCAGGATATAAAGTGATTAGATGTGATAGACAGTTTGGTAGGGTTAATAGGTCTCGTGGCGGTGGAGTTCTGGTTGCGGCTTCTAACAGTACATCTTTCAGCCTTATTGATGGAGCATTTTTGACCGATCGTGTCCCCTTGGTGGATGTGGTTTTGTGCCGTTTTACTGAGCCCTTTACTTTTATTGTGTGTGTGGTTTATATTCCGCCTGATATTACTGTTTTTCAGCTTGAGACTTTTACTACTGCATTGGAGTTGAATTTTTCTGGAGAGACTGTGTTCCTTGTTGGTGACTTCAATTGTCCTGATTTTGTTTGTTCTAGTCGTGGTCCTAAATCAATTCTTTTGCAGAACTTCTGTGATCTCCTGGGTCTGCGTCAGTTCAACTCCGTTCTTAGCGGGGATCTCAGGCTGCTGGACTTAGTTCTGGCGAGTAATAATTTTGAGGTGTCAGTCATTCATTGCGACTCTCCTTTTGTTCCTGAGGACCTATACCATCCTGCTTTGAGTATGGTTTTATCTCTGGAATCTCCCAAGCGTCGG AGGGCTGATTACTCTTCTTTGTCTACGGCAATCAATTCCGTTAATTGGGATATTATAGCAGAGTTCAAGAGTGTCGATGAAGCTTTGGATTTCTTTTACGGCAAACTTTTCGAGATTCTGGATGACCTTGTTCCTAGAAGGACTAACTATTCGGCAGATCCTGACTTCCCTGTCTGGTTCACGAGAAAATTAAAACGTGATATCCGCTTGAAGAACTATTACAGA CGATTGAGAGCACTGGTCaagtctgaaattaatttggaGTACAGCAGATATCTGTCCGAGGTGCAGAGCCAAATAAGATCAAACCCCTCTTCATTCTGGAAATATCTGGATCAGAGAAGGGGTTCCACAAGAATTCCTGGAGTCTTTCATTCTAATGAACGTCTTTATGACGATCCCAGAgaaattgttgatttatttggagCTCATTTTTCTAACGTGAATAACCTGACTGCTGCCAGTGTTCAAGATTCTGAATATTCGACGAACTTTCCACCAGTCTTTGTTCCATCAGTGACAGATGATGAGATAAAGTCCATTATGGAAAAATATCCTGACCGATTAACATCTGGTGACGATCAGCTTCCAGCTGTGTTCTTGAGGGAATGTAGCTCTGCTCTGGCCGGACCTCTCCACCGTATAATCTCCATTAGCCTTAGTTCTTTTACTTTTCCTATGAGATGGAAGAGGGCTAGGGTAGTTCCGGTGTTCAAGAAGGGTGATTCGTCTTCTGTGgagaattatagacctatttcCATTTTGTCGAACTTTGCTAAGGTATATGAGGAGGTCCTGTATTCAAGCATTTACCACCATATTAAGCAGCGTTTATCATCAGCACAGCATGGTTTTGTCCGGGGAAGGTCGACAGTAACTAACCTAGCCACAATTTCGCAGGTCATAGCAGAGTCCCTTGATGATGGAGGTCAGGTTGATGTGATCTATACAGATTTCTCACGCGCCTTTGACACCGTTGACTATAATTTGCTTTTGAACAAGCTAGCATCACTTGGTTTTGCGCCTGACTTTGTGAGGTTGCTTCGTTCCTATTTGAAGGGTAGAACTAATTATGTTTTCTACAATGGATTCAGATCTTTTGAGTATGAGCTCAAGTTtggcgttcctcagggatctAACCTCGGACCATTGCtgtttataatatttattgatgacCTTTTATGCTCTCTCAATTGTGAGGCTCTAGCCTATGCTGATGATCTGAAGCTGTTCATGAGAATACATGGAATTAATGACCAATTACTTCTTCAGTCGAGTTTAGAGTTGGTTCAAAGTTGGTGCTTGCGGAATGgacttattttaaatttgaagaagtgTTTTAAAGTTACTTTTACCAGGAAGACGCAGCCACTAGCTTTCGATTATCACATTGGTGGTGATTTAATTGCGGCTGGAGATCACTTTCGTGACCTGGGAGTTTGGTTTGACAGTGAGCTGAGTTTTGTTCCACATGTTGAGGATCTGTGTTCATCTGCCTGTAGGTCTTTGGGTTTTCTGTTCAGGAGCTTCCGTGAGCTAGACGATCTATCTGCTCTCAGAAATGTCTACTTTTCCCTTGTTCTCAGTAGGTTGGAGTATGCTAACATGATTTGGTTCCCAATTTATGCAACGCATCTTACTCCCATTGAGCGAGTTCAGAGGAAGTTCCTGAAATACGTCGTTTATAGGAAGACAGGCATATATCCAGAGCGTGGTGTTGATCTTTCCGGCATAATGGAGGAGCTGAAGCTTTCAACTTTATTTGAGCAGCAGGTTCAGCAGTGCGCGAGATTCGCCCAGAAACTCTTAGGTGGAAGGATTGACTGCCCATTTCTGCTCTCTCGGGTGAACATTCACGTCCCGAGGATGGCAGCCAGGAGTTCTCCAACATTTGGTCTGCCCACGCCTCGGACCAACATACTCCAGCGGGCACCTGTGTATAGGCTTTGTGATTGTGCTAACAAAGTCAATATAAGTCTATTGTAA